In the genome of Planctomycetota bacterium, the window AACGAATTGGTCGTCGTGAGCCTTGGCAAACTCGACGCACAGAAAACGACCACCCTGCGGCAGACGTTGAGGAAGAAGCGGATTCACCTTCAGTTGGTCAAAAACAGCCTCGCGCGGCGCGCGACGTCGGGCACCGTGCTTGCCCCGGCGTTTGAACAGACCGAGGGGATGCTGGCCATCGCGTGGGGTGGCGAGGATGTGGTCGATCTGGCGAAGGAACTCGACCGGGTATCGGGCGTCGCCGACTACCAGGGGTTCGAGCTTCGCGGAGGAGCGCTCGATGGCGTTAGACTCGGGGCAGCCGACATCAAGACGGTTGCCAAGTGGCCGAGCCGCGCCGAACAACTCTCGATCCTCTCCGGACAGATCTCCTCTCTGGGAGGCCTGCTGGCCGGGCAGGTCGTCTCGGCGGGGGGGCTCCTTGCCGGACAGATCAAATCGCGGATGGAGGACTTGGAGAAGGCGCCGGCTGCGGGCGAATGAAATCCAGGGTATCGCCGAGCCGGGCTCAAGAGCACGAACCAAAACCACTCTACAGAGGGGCTTCCTTTCGAATCCAAGCGAGGTACGATTTAGGGTTTCCCGCGTCGGGCTCTCGCGGACGCCAGGGTGAACCCCGGTCCCGCTTCACGGCTCTGGGCGGGAGACCGAACAGTAGCGTCAAGCGAGCCATACTGACCACGGCCGGGGCCGACGAGTGGCCGCCGGCCTCGACCAATCACGTGTAACCACCACCGTCGCCGGAGCCCTCCTCCGCGACTTTTCGTAGGGAAAGGATCGCCGGGTATGTCGACCGCTGAAGCAACGCGTGAGTTCTCCAAGGAAACCAAGGAGCTCGGTGACCGGATCGTCGCTCTCACGCTGAAGGCCGCGAAGGAACTGTCCGACTACCTCGACGAGGTCCACGGGATCAAGCCCGCCGCGGGCGGCGCGGTCATGATGGCGGCACCGGGGGCCGGTGGTGCGGGCGGGGCCGGCGCTGCGGAGGCCGCCGCCGAGAAGACCGAGTTCGACGTCATCCTCGAGAGCTTCCCTGCCGACGGCAAGATCGGCGTGATCAAGGTGGTTCGGGCCGCGACCGGCTTGGGACTCAAGGAAGCCAAGGATCTCGTCGAGGGAGCCCCCGCAAAGGTCAAGGAAGGCATTTCCAAGGCCGACGCTGAGAAGCTGAAGAAGGAACTGGAGGAGGCGAAAGCCAAGGTTGCGATCAAGTGACTCGTGCCGATCGGTTTTCCGATCGGGCGACGAACCGGAGCGATTGTCCGTTTGGCTTTGCGACTCGCTGAAAGTTCAATTTTGGACGCACGACTGCCTTACGGTATCATTTTTGCTGCCGTCGGCTCCGTGTTTCCTGTCAGCCCCCCCGTTTCGTCCCTTCCGGCCGAACCGGCACGTTCGACCACCTTCCCACCGCGAGAGCTCGGCTGCGGTCCAGCTGGCTTCGTGAACGGTTCGGTGACCGTCCGTTGCAGGCCTCGGTTGCTCCACTGTTCACCGTCCGGTTTCTCTCCGGGATCGCCAAAAGTTCCCCTCGGTCGCCCGCATGCTGGGCTTCCGTGGCGTACCCCTGGCGCATCCGGGAACCGTCGCCGACGGTGGCATGCTGGTTGGTGAATCCTTCCCCGTCCGTCCCCCGGGAGTGATCCGCTCATGGCCACGCGTGCGGTCCGTCGTCTCGAGCCGAAGAAAGTCCGTCATTTCGGCAGCCGTCGGGCGACGCACGACATCCCCGATCTGACCGAGATCCAGACGCGTTTCTACGACCGGTTCCTCCAGTACGACGTTCCGGCTGCCAAGCGGAAGGACGAGGGGATCGAAGGCGTGCTCCGGGAGATCTTCCCGATCGAGAGCTATGACCGGACCGTCAAGCTCGAGTACGTCCGCTACGAGCTCGGCAAGCCCCGGTACGAGCCTGACGAGTGCCGCCAACTGCGGATGACCTACGGCCGGCCGCTGCGCGTGTGGTTGCGTCTGACCCGCGAGCAACCGATCGAGGAAGAGGTCTACCTCGGCGACATTCCGATCATGCTCGGCGGCGGCGAGTTCATCATCAACGGCGCCGAGCGCGTCGTGGTGAGCCAGCTTCACCGCTCGCCGGGAATCGACTTCGTCGCCGACACAGAGTCGACCGACCGGAAGACGTACAACTGCCGGATCATCCCCGAGCGTGGCAGTTGGATCGAGCTCAACGTCTCCAAGAAAGACACGCTCCAGGTCCGCATCGACCAAAGCGGGAAGTTCTCGGCGTTGACCCTGCTCCGGGCGATGGACCCGAAGTACTCGGCCGATGCCGAGATCCTCAAGCTGTTCTACAAGACCACCAAGGAGAAGGTCGCGGGGGCGCGGAGCGTCGCCAAGATCGAGGGCCGGGTGGCGATCGACGACATCGTCTATCCCAAAGGCAGCGAGCGCGCCGGCGAGATCATCGTCGAGGCGGGGTGCAAGATCTCCCACGATCAGGCGGAACTGATCTGCACGTCGGGGCTCACCGGCGTGGAGGTGATGGACGACCAGAAGCTGCCGCTGATCGTCAACAGCCTGCGTGAGGATGCCGAAGAGTCGAAGCGGCGCACCGGCGTCGCCCCCAGTCACGAAGACGCCCTCGTCCGCATCTACCAACGGCTCCGTCCCGGCAACCCGCCGGCGATCGACAAGGCACGGGCACTGTTCGACGAGAAGTTCAAGGACACCAATCGCTACCGGCTCGGCCGCGTCGGCCGGTTTCGCATCAATCGCAAGCTCGGTCTGGCGGTCGCCGAGACCGAGATGACGCTTCGGCCCGACGATCTGATCGCGGCGATCAAGTACATGCTGCGCCTGTCGGAAGGCGAAGGCGAAGGCGAGGTGGACGACATCGACCACCTCGGCAACCGCCGTCTCCGGACCATCGACGAGTTGGCCAGCGACGAGTTGCGGAAGGGTTTCCTCAAACTGCGCCGCACCGTGCAGGAGCGGATGAGCCTCAAGGACGTCACGGAGATGTCCCCGCGTTCGCTCATCAATCCCAAGAGTATCTCCGCGGCGATCGAGTATTTCTTCGGCCGGGGCGAGCTTTCGCAGGTCGTCGACCAGACCAACCCGCTGTCGATGCTGACGCACGAACGACGACTGTCGGCACTCGGTCCCGGCGGCCTCAACCGGAAGCGTGCCGGCTTCGAGGTTCGTGACGTTCACATCTCGCACTACGGGCGGATCTGCCCGATCGAGACTCCCGAAGGCACCAACATCGGCCTGATCTCCAGCTTGGCGATCTATTCGGGGGTCGACTCCTACGGCTTCCTCGTCACACCCTACCGCAAGATCTCCAAGAGCAAGCTCACCGACGACGTCGTCTGGCTCCGCGCCGACGAAGAGCACGACGCCTACCTGGCCCCGGCCGACGCCCTCGTGGTCGACAACAAACTGGAGGGCGACTCGATCATCGCCCGCTACCGTGGCGACTTCGTCCTCGTACCGGCCGCCGACATCCAGTACATCGACGTCGCCCCCAGCCAGATGGTCGGCGTGTCGGCCGGGCTGATCCCGTTCCTCGAGCACGACGACGCCAACCGCGCCCTGATGGGCTCCAACATGCAGCGGCAGGCGGTGCCGCTGCTGGTGACCGAGCCGCCGATCGTCGCCACGGGCATGGAGCGCGACGTGGCTGCCAACTCGGGGCTCATCATCCGCGCCGTGCGCAAGGGAACGGTCAGCTACGTGGACGCCGAGCGGATCGAGGTCACTGCTGCTTCCGGACAGGTCGAGACGCACCGGTTGAGGAAGTACGTCGGCCTCAACGAGCGCACGTGCCAAAACCAAAAGCCGATCGTCAACCTGGGGCAGAAAGTCGACAAGGGTGAGGTCCTCGCCGACGGTGCCGCGATTTACCGCGGTGAATTGGCGCTGGGCCGCAATGTCCTCGTCGGCTTCATGGCCTGGGACGGCTTCAATTTCGAGGACGCGATCATCATCAGCGAGGAGCTGGTGGAGAACGACGTCTACACCTCGATCCACATCGAGGAGTACGACATCGAGATCCGCGACACGAAACTCGGTCGCGAGGAATTCACCCGCGACATCCCCAACGTCGGCGAACGGGCGCTGCACAACCTCGACGAGAACGGCATCGTCCGCATCGGGACCTACGTCCGACCTGGCGACATTCTCGTCGGCAAGGTCTCGCCGAAGAGCAAGACCGAGCTGACACCCGAGGAGAAGCTGCTCCACGCGATCTTCGGCCGCGCCGGCGAGGACGTGAAGAACGACTCGCTCGAGGTGCCGTCGGGTGTCGAGGGAATCGTCATCGCGACCGAGAAGTTCTCCCGGCAGATGAGCCTGTCGGAGGACGAGCGGCGCGAGTTCCAAAAGCAGCTCAAGGACGCCGAAGCCGTGGGCAACGCGCGGATCGCCGAGGTGTTCGGTGCCTTGGTCGGCGAGATCGAGAGGCAGTTGCAGCGACCGCTCACCGCCCCGGACGGAAGCCCGTTGGTCCGCGACCAGGAGCACAAGGTCGTGGTCGAGCGGGCGCTCGCGTTCAAGCTCGACGACCTCGACATCCGTTCGCCGCAGCGGAAGGTGGAGATCGAGAAGTCGTACAAGGCGCTGTGGCCCTCCGTGGAGGAGGCGATCGACGCCCGGGAACGGCGTCTCAACAGCATGAAGCGCGGCGACGAGCTGCGCCCCGGCGTGCTGCAGATGGTGAAGGTCTACGTCGCCGCCAAACGGGTGATCTCGGTCGGTGACAAAATGGCCGGCCGGCACGGCAACAAGGGTGTGATCGCCAAGATCCTGCCCAAGGAGGACATGCCGTTCCTCGCCGACGGCACGCCGGTCCAGATCCTCCTCAACCCGCTCGGCGTTCCGAGCCGGATGAACGTCGGCCAGATCCTCGAGACCCACCTCGGCTGGGCGGCGTCGCTGCTCGGGTTCCAGGCGGTGACGCCGGTGTTCGACGGGGCGAGCGAACAGGACATCAACGAAATGCTCGATGCCGCCAGCCTCCCCCGGCACGGCAAGGCCCAACTGTTCGACGGTCGCACGGGCGAACCGCTCGAGCAGGAGACGACGGTCGGCTACATCTACATGCTCAAGCTCCATCACCTCGTCGACGACAAGGTTCACGCCCGCTCCACCGGCCCCTACTCCCTGATCACGCAGCAGCCCCTCGGCGGCAAGGCACGCTTCGGTGGGCAGCGGTTCGGCGAGATGGAGGTCTGGGCGCTCGAGGCCTATGGAGCGGCGTACATCCTCCAGGAGTTGCTCACGGTCAAGAGCGACGACGTCGAAGGTCGGACGAAGATCTACGAGAGCATGGTCAAGGGGGAGAACACCCTCGAGGCCGGCACCCCGGCGAGCTTCGACGTGTTGACCAACGAGATTCGCGGCCTGGCCCTGAACATGTCACTCGAGAAGCGTCGCGTCTGACGTCGTCCCGATCACAGCCCCGCTGCCGCACCCGGTCAGCGGCGGACACCGTCGTCCCGAAGGAGAAGTCTCGTGAGCATCGGTGAACCCACCTACGATCGCGTCAACGACTACTCGGCGGTGAAGATCAGCCTCGCCCGACCGCACGACATCCGTAGCTGGTCGTTCGGAGAGGTGAAGAAGCCGGAGACGATCAACTACCGCACCTTCCGTCCGGAGAAGGACGGCCTGATGTGCGAGAAGATCTTCGGCCCGGAGAAGGACTGGGAGTGCTCGTGCGGCAAGTACCGCGGCATGAAGTACAAGGGCATGATCTGCGATCGCTGTGGCGTGAAAGTCACCCACAGCCGCGTGCGGCGCAAGCGCATGGGTCACATCGAACTCGCCGCGCCGGTCGTCCACATCTGGTTCTTCAAGGCGATGCCGAGCCGCCTCGGCGCCCTTCTCGACATGAAGACGTCGAGCCTGGAGAAGGTCATCTATTTCCAGGATTACGTCGTCCTCGATCCCAGGGACACGCCGCTGAAGAAGCAGCAGCTCCTCACCGAGGAGGAGTACCGCAAGGCGCGGGAGGACTACGGCGACGGGGCATTCGACGCCGAGATGGGCGCCGAGGCCGTGCGCAAACTGCTTCTCGGGCTCGACCTCGTCACGCTCTCCAAGGAGCTCCGCGAGGAGCTCCACACGACGGGATCGAAGCAGAAAAAGAAGGACCTCGTCAACCGGCTGAAGATCGTGGAAAGCATCCGCGACAGCGAGAACAAGCCGGAATGGATGGTCCTCGACGTGATCCCGGTGATCCCCCCGGATCTCCGGCCGCTGGTCATGCTCGACAGCGGGAACTTCGCGACCAGCGATCTCAACGACCTCTATCGGCGGATCATCAACCGCAACAACCGGCTCAAAAAACTCGTCGACCTCAACGCCCCGGAGGTCATCATCCGCAACGAGAAGCGGATGCTGCAGCAGTCAGTCGACGCGTTGTTCGACAACAACCGCTGCAAGCGCCCCGTGCTCGCATCGAGCAACCGGCCGCTGAAGAGCCTCACCGACATGATCAAGGGGAAGCAGGGTCGCTTCCGCGAGAATCTGCTCGGCAAACGCGTCGACTATTCGGCGCGAAGCGTGATCGTCGTCGGTCCGACCCTCCGCCTTCACCAGTGCGGGCTTCCGAAAAAGATCGCCTTGGAGCTGTTCCAGCCGTTCATCATCCGGCGGCTCAAGGAGCTCGGCCATGCCGACACGATCAAGAGCGCCAAGAAGATGCTCGAGCGGAAGGACACCGAGGTCTGGGACATCCTCGAGGAGGTGATCCGCAACCACCCGGTGCTGCTCAACCGTGCGCCCACGCTTCATCGGATGGGTATCCAAGCCTTCGAGCCGATCCTCGTCGAAGGCAACGCCATCAAGCTCCATCCGCTGGTCTGCAAGGGCTTCAACGCCGATTTCGACGGTGACCAGATGGCCGTCCATCTGCCGCTGTCGATCGAGGCGCAGGTCGAAGCCCACACGCTGATGTTGGCGACCAACAACATTTTCAGCCCTGCCAACGGGGCGCCGATCATCAGCCCCTCCCAGGACGTGGTGATGGGCTGCTACTACCTGACGATGCTTCTCCCCGGCCGCAAGGGGGAAGGGATGGTGTTCAAGAGCATCGAAGAGGTGGAACTTGCCCACTCACTCGGCAAGGTCGGCACCCACGCCAAGATCAGGGTCCGTCTCCCCGCCAACCGCCGCCTCAAGACCGACGATCCGAAGCTCGGCGAACCGGGCGCGATCATCGAGACCACGGCGGGCCGCGTGCTGTTCAATTCGGTCCTGCCGGAAGGGATGCTGTTCTACAACATCCCGATGCGCTCGAGCGAGTTGGCCCGCGTCATCTCCGACTGCTACCAGGCCCTCGGCCGCCGCAAGACGATCGACCTGCTCGACGACATGAACCGCACCGGGTTCAAGTGGAGCACGAAGAGCGGTCTGTCGTTCGCCACCGACGACCTGATCACGCCGATGAGCAAGACCCGGATCATCGGCGACGCCGAGAAGAACGTCCTCAAGATCATGCGGCAGTACCAGCGCGGCATGATCACCGACGGTGAGCGCTACAACCAGGTGCTCGACGCCTGGACCCACGCCCGTGAGCAGATCACCAAGGACATGATGAGCGAGCTGGAGAAGGACACCGCCAGCGACGCGCGCCGCCAGGGATACGTCAATCCGATCTACCTGATGGCCCACTCCGGTGCCCGTGGCGGCGTCGAACAGATCCGTCAGCTCGCCGGGATGCGTGGCCTGATGGCCAAGCCGTCGGGCAAGATCATCGAGACCCCCATCAAGGCGAACTTCCGTGAAGGGTTGACCGTGCTCGAGTACTTCAGCTCGACCCACGGCGCGCGGAAGGGCCTCGCCGACACCGCCCTGAAGACGGCTGACTCCGGATACCTGACGCGCAAGCTGGCAGACGTCGCGCAGAACGTCGTCGTCACCATGCACGACTGCGGCACGTCGCAGGGGATCACGAAGACGGTCATCTACCGTGGTGAAAAGGTCGAGGTCAGCCTCGCCGACAGCATCCGTGGCCGGGTCAGCCGTGAGCCGATCGTCAACCCGATCACCGACGAGATCGTGGTCAACGAGGACGAGTTGATCACGCCTTCGATCGCACGCAGCATCGAGCAACTCGGTTTGGAGAAGATCCAGGTCCGCAGTCCGCTCACGTGCGATGCACCGCTCGGCGTCTGCCGGCTGTGCTACGGGATGGACCTCTCGACCGGTTCCCTGGTCGAGGAGGGGATGGCCGTCGGAATCATCGCCGCGCAGAGCATCGGCGAGCCTGGTACGCAGCTGACCATGCGGACTTTCCACATCGGTGGCGTCGGCCAACGGGCCCTCGAGGAAAACCAGAGCAAGGCCAAGCGTGGTGGCCGCGCCCGCTTCACCAGGCTGCGGACCGTGACCAACGAGCAGGGCGAGGAGGTCGTGCTCGCCCGCAACGGTGAGATCGCGATCGTCGACGCCAAGGGGGCCGAACTGGAGAAGTTCGACATTCCCGCCGGCGCGATCCTCAAGGTGACGGAGAACGAGGAGGTCAAGGCCGGGACGCTGCTGGTGCAGTGGGACCCGCACTCGATTCCGATTCTCTCGGAGGTCGCCGGGCGGGTCCGCTACGAGGATGTCGTCGAAGGGGAGACGGTCCGCATCGAGAAGGATCCCAGCGGCCACATCCGCCGGATGATCATGGAACACAAGGGGGTGCTCCACCCCCAGGTCGTGCTCGAGGACGAGAGCGGCAAGATCCTCGACTTCTATTATCTCCCGGAGAAGGCCTACATCGAGGTCTCACCGGGCGAGAACGTCAAGGCCGGCCACATCCTCGCCAAGACGCCCCGCGAAGCGTCTGGCACCCAGGACATCACCGGTGGCCTGCCGCGGGTGACGGAGATCTTCGAGGCCCGCAAGCCGAAGGATCCGGCGATCATGGCCGAGATCGACGGCAAGGTCGAGTTGCTTGGCGAGAAGCGCCGCGGGAAGCGGACGATCATCGTCAAGAACGACAGCGGACGCGAGATCGAGCATCTCGTGACCCACGGCAAGCACCTTCGCGTCCACGCCGGGGATTTCGTCAAGGCAGGCGAGGCGCTCGTCGACGGCCCGCTGGTTCCCCACGACATCCTCAGGATTTCCGGTGAGGAGGAGGTGCAGAAGTATCTCGTCCGCGAGATCCAAAACGTCTACCGCAGCCAGCGCGTCGAGATCGACGACAAGCACATCGAGATCATCGTTTCCCAGATGCTGCGGAAGGTGAAGATCGAGACGGTGGGCGATACCAACCTGCTGCCCGGCAGCGTGATGGACAAGTTCGAGTTCAAGCAGGCCAACGATCGAGTCGAGAACGGTCTGAAGATCACCGACCGGGGAGACAGCGAGTTCGTCGTCGGCACGGTCGTTCCCAAGGACGCCCTCTCCCAGGCCAACGCCCAGATCGAGGCCCTCGGCGGCACGTCCGCGAAGGGGACGAAGCCGAAGAAGGCGACGGCGAGCACGCAGCTTCTCGGAATCACGAAGGCGAGCGTGCAGAGCTCGAGTTTCATTTCCGCCGCGAGTTTTCAGGAGACCACCAAGGTCCTCACCGAGGCGGCTTTGGCCGGCAAGGTCGACAACCTGGTCGGTCTCAAGGAAAACGTCATCCTCGGGCACCTCATCCCGG includes:
- the rpoC gene encoding DNA-directed RNA polymerase subunit beta'; this encodes MSIGEPTYDRVNDYSAVKISLARPHDIRSWSFGEVKKPETINYRTFRPEKDGLMCEKIFGPEKDWECSCGKYRGMKYKGMICDRCGVKVTHSRVRRKRMGHIELAAPVVHIWFFKAMPSRLGALLDMKTSSLEKVIYFQDYVVLDPRDTPLKKQQLLTEEEYRKAREDYGDGAFDAEMGAEAVRKLLLGLDLVTLSKELREELHTTGSKQKKKDLVNRLKIVESIRDSENKPEWMVLDVIPVIPPDLRPLVMLDSGNFATSDLNDLYRRIINRNNRLKKLVDLNAPEVIIRNEKRMLQQSVDALFDNNRCKRPVLASSNRPLKSLTDMIKGKQGRFRENLLGKRVDYSARSVIVVGPTLRLHQCGLPKKIALELFQPFIIRRLKELGHADTIKSAKKMLERKDTEVWDILEEVIRNHPVLLNRAPTLHRMGIQAFEPILVEGNAIKLHPLVCKGFNADFDGDQMAVHLPLSIEAQVEAHTLMLATNNIFSPANGAPIISPSQDVVMGCYYLTMLLPGRKGEGMVFKSIEEVELAHSLGKVGTHAKIRVRLPANRRLKTDDPKLGEPGAIIETTAGRVLFNSVLPEGMLFYNIPMRSSELARVISDCYQALGRRKTIDLLDDMNRTGFKWSTKSGLSFATDDLITPMSKTRIIGDAEKNVLKIMRQYQRGMITDGERYNQVLDAWTHAREQITKDMMSELEKDTASDARRQGYVNPIYLMAHSGARGGVEQIRQLAGMRGLMAKPSGKIIETPIKANFREGLTVLEYFSSTHGARKGLADTALKTADSGYLTRKLADVAQNVVVTMHDCGTSQGITKTVIYRGEKVEVSLADSIRGRVSREPIVNPITDEIVVNEDELITPSIARSIEQLGLEKIQVRSPLTCDAPLGVCRLCYGMDLSTGSLVEEGMAVGIIAAQSIGEPGTQLTMRTFHIGGVGQRALEENQSKAKRGGRARFTRLRTVTNEQGEEVVLARNGEIAIVDAKGAELEKFDIPAGAILKVTENEEVKAGTLLVQWDPHSIPILSEVAGRVRYEDVVEGETVRIEKDPSGHIRRMIMEHKGVLHPQVVLEDESGKILDFYYLPEKAYIEVSPGENVKAGHILAKTPREASGTQDITGGLPRVTEIFEARKPKDPAIMAEIDGKVELLGEKRRGKRTIIVKNDSGREIEHLVTHGKHLRVHAGDFVKAGEALVDGPLVPHDILRISGEEEVQKYLVREIQNVYRSQRVEIDDKHIEIIVSQMLRKVKIETVGDTNLLPGSVMDKFEFKQANDRVENGLKITDRGDSEFVVGTVVPKDALSQANAQIEALGGTSAKGTKPKKATASTQLLGITKASVQSSSFISAASFQETTKVLTEAALAGKVDNLVGLKENVILGHLIPAGTGFSTFQSSEVRVRPEALESLRVDRDLLTRQFPLLESVPPATEPGASPPGSDNGGG
- a CDS encoding 50S ribosomal protein L7/L12, with protein sequence MSTAEATREFSKETKELGDRIVALTLKAAKELSDYLDEVHGIKPAAGGAVMMAAPGAGGAGGAGAAEAAAEKTEFDVILESFPADGKIGVIKVVRAATGLGLKEAKDLVEGAPAKVKEGISKADAEKLKKELEEAKAKVAIK
- the rpoB gene encoding DNA-directed RNA polymerase subunit beta; this translates as MATRAVRRLEPKKVRHFGSRRATHDIPDLTEIQTRFYDRFLQYDVPAAKRKDEGIEGVLREIFPIESYDRTVKLEYVRYELGKPRYEPDECRQLRMTYGRPLRVWLRLTREQPIEEEVYLGDIPIMLGGGEFIINGAERVVVSQLHRSPGIDFVADTESTDRKTYNCRIIPERGSWIELNVSKKDTLQVRIDQSGKFSALTLLRAMDPKYSADAEILKLFYKTTKEKVAGARSVAKIEGRVAIDDIVYPKGSERAGEIIVEAGCKISHDQAELICTSGLTGVEVMDDQKLPLIVNSLREDAEESKRRTGVAPSHEDALVRIYQRLRPGNPPAIDKARALFDEKFKDTNRYRLGRVGRFRINRKLGLAVAETEMTLRPDDLIAAIKYMLRLSEGEGEGEVDDIDHLGNRRLRTIDELASDELRKGFLKLRRTVQERMSLKDVTEMSPRSLINPKSISAAIEYFFGRGELSQVVDQTNPLSMLTHERRLSALGPGGLNRKRAGFEVRDVHISHYGRICPIETPEGTNIGLISSLAIYSGVDSYGFLVTPYRKISKSKLTDDVVWLRADEEHDAYLAPADALVVDNKLEGDSIIARYRGDFVLVPAADIQYIDVAPSQMVGVSAGLIPFLEHDDANRALMGSNMQRQAVPLLVTEPPIVATGMERDVAANSGLIIRAVRKGTVSYVDAERIEVTAASGQVETHRLRKYVGLNERTCQNQKPIVNLGQKVDKGEVLADGAAIYRGELALGRNVLVGFMAWDGFNFEDAIIISEELVENDVYTSIHIEEYDIEIRDTKLGREEFTRDIPNVGERALHNLDENGIVRIGTYVRPGDILVGKVSPKSKTELTPEEKLLHAIFGRAGEDVKNDSLEVPSGVEGIVIATEKFSRQMSLSEDERREFQKQLKDAEAVGNARIAEVFGALVGEIERQLQRPLTAPDGSPLVRDQEHKVVVERALAFKLDDLDIRSPQRKVEIEKSYKALWPSVEEAIDARERRLNSMKRGDELRPGVLQMVKVYVAAKRVISVGDKMAGRHGNKGVIAKILPKEDMPFLADGTPVQILLNPLGVPSRMNVGQILETHLGWAASLLGFQAVTPVFDGASEQDINEMLDAASLPRHGKAQLFDGRTGEPLEQETTVGYIYMLKLHHLVDDKVHARSTGPYSLITQQPLGGKARFGGQRFGEMEVWALEAYGAAYILQELLTVKSDDVEGRTKIYESMVKGENTLEAGTPASFDVLTNEIRGLALNMSLEKRRV
- a CDS encoding 50S ribosomal protein L10 produces the protein MSKLVKKMLIDDLKHRLRDVNELVVVSLGKLDAQKTTTLRQTLRKKRIHLQLVKNSLARRATSGTVLAPAFEQTEGMLAIAWGGEDVVDLAKELDRVSGVADYQGFELRGGALDGVRLGAADIKTVAKWPSRAEQLSILSGQISSLGGLLAGQVVSAGGLLAGQIKSRMEDLEKAPAAGE